The Cryptomeria japonica chromosome 2, Sugi_1.0, whole genome shotgun sequence region ttccatgagcctttctacaagtttttggaattaagcactttcttggcattcctgaagaagttcttcagaaatttcagtatcctctagatgtggacgttcaaaaggatttgataaccttcaattcatactggattctgcttgtgcctcgctttgtttgttttgttgggagcgagtaataggcattttagtagaaacttaatgtgatgaaagggacaaaatcctcttcgatatgttgtttcggagttggtggttcaagttggggtgtgttgtaagtgatgcactcgacGGGCAAAAATGTTAGATTGAtatttcctccatggtttatgatttgattaaatgcgaatttttgacaatatgccctagtctttaaaggctctttgtcaaattcgttggatttgttttggatataaagtttgacatgatgaaggaatgttcgatgagatttgaagagttgacgattgatgtataaaaatttgtttcttttgataaatttggaaaaacttggttgttgtttcttcaacgtggtgttacgataaatattctttcttcttagaatatggggattagtcatgcataagtgatcaatggtttcctttgaatggttttggattcagttgatcttgctttgaaaactcaagttttactttatcgaagtgaaggtttagatgccccttcacgacaaagtgtgtcaaatgatatggataaagcctctcgatatggaaacttgatttgacaacctgaggttttaaacaagtgtttttgagataaaatccgtgagatgataaaggacccttttgtcacttgtgatgatgtttcctgattttgataggatagatatgttttatcatgcAATTAGTTTTGgaatttttacaacttttgtttgacacaaattatgctcaagaaatagtttttaaagctctgttttgatgaaaaacgaTGCTGATGgaaagaggtttccaaaaatgtcttctaagttttcaaatttcttcactgttttgccccttgtttttctgggtttggtcacgcgctaaaacagagacaagatgCGCTACCAAAATTTATTCCCGCGCTAAATAAAAGACCACACGCGCTAAGCTACCCCCAGCCACGCGCTAAATGTTTGGACTGCTAAAATTTGTTTTCTGTCTGGCTTGaaaagttatgcgctaatatgggtctATTATGCGCTAACTTTTAAACTTTATGCACTATTGTTTGACTCCTACGCACTAGGCTGATGTTCCAACACGCTAGGCTATTTTCCAGACGCATTGACtgtttaatgttgttttgaaatttttggtaGAACGCTACTGTTTTAACCGGAAGCGCTAACTGGATGCCCTGATGCACTAACAAATGTAccacacgcgctaagaagttgctctcacgtgCTAGACTGTCCTAATactttcctttggttggtttttggcaatttttggatttttgttatgagtttttcagttttgatggatgattttctgaagtagtaaatgcaagcatagcaccaaagagacaaccattttgcttaatctaacaaaaagtgtatgttctgcgaggatgtgttcaaatccccaatgttttaacaggtttggatacaaataatacacttcaagaagactctttattcaaaggtcataagtaacatcatagcccactagtctcgatactccgtcagctcaaacaaccgtgtcaccccctagagggcgcccgtttttttgccttttgtcagaaattaactcaaagtgaattgcttcacaattgagcagttatcttgggagatatatggtgagcgatcttaggagcggattcttctccacccttgcactatgatattacaaatgtctggttactgactcggctcaaggtttctatttctatggttcataatcaggcttcatgttcggccgtcagtgataaactccctcaggaggcttcccaacctttagaacaaaggctttgcgtatctcaaggatactaggggaaggctaatcgttgcgcgcaaccgttgaaaaggactttcgtcactttccactttttatcatagtgggttggaacacttgacatcaaagtcatttcccacttaggtcgttctcttcacaccggccataaatggctttaagagttgattccaactcctcaggAAGACAGGACTGCTAAAGGTTGtataatgcttgaagtacagaaagcttaagagtggtttgactttttgatcacccagttaaggggagagcatataccttccactttcgagacaagacaaacaatcttctttttagccttcaagacaatgatttgcaaacttctacttggagatgttgctccacaaaaacatggtgtttattttatttccccaaatcaatgattatctaatctaggaaaagaactgagtcaacaaagcaaaacttcgatttggtcaacaaaaggaaaTCGGCAAAAAGGGGAATAACGTCTCTCTTTGATTGTAACAAAAACTTTTAAGTGTGGTTATTtcctttgcaaaaatttaaaatgaatccttttatacaccaaaggatggtgaggttctttttaaagctacttttgcaaaaaggaaagtttgtattgttctttttagagcccaaaataaagtttttctcttatgaaagcaagaaaatttctgattgtggttctttttatagcccaaaaataaagtgagttcaattttaagaaaaagaagttcaaattttaaactaacttaactaagtaaaaactctaactatcttaATAATCTTAAGACTAAACTCCTACCTGCAATAAAATCATTAGAATCCTGCAAAATAACAAGTGAAAAATGTTAGATAACTGATGGACTTCAACAAGTATAATTTTATCCTCGGTTacagattttatttttcttatctctGTCTATTTATGATGCACTACATaacaaactgtacgtgctacaaaataacagtgatgcgctaaaagaaggCAGAGATGCACTATATTGTTTTcaggatgcgctactctatgttcTGGAggtgctgctctgtttttctcccgcaccgagatctacaggaaaatattagtattATGATGTGCTAAGTTAAAGATGTCACACGCTACATGATAGACCCAACGCGttgaacagtaagcgggatgcgctagactgttaaccagatgcgctagggaatgtttcccacgcgttgATTCTtttttcccgcggacctgcaaaaatggttaaattcaaaaaccaatttgatatatggggtcgggctccatagtgggcgccagaaatgtatgcaggaaaagcgggtcgatagaactcaaaatgtgaaaaacggagctctagagagccttgctcacacacccacaggacttcttggtgcaagctatggagtaatgaagtatggctcaacttcccaaggttggttccatggttctgtatctcacaaggtccctcaaaccaatgtttttgctctcagatcactgagcaaaatggtttagggatgacaaatgcaagaacgatgAATGCTTTTgatgattttaagatgaaatgcatcctaagctatgcatgatcctataaatgtcataaactagtttataagatgacaagattagtaacaagactatcctagcatgctatattagtctatgattaagctaaatgatgagGAACATACTTTAAACatgtatatttagattaattcctatttaaaagagaggctaaatgatgaacataaactgagatatgaaagcttgaatggattttaatataagtgtgatgctaaagacttagaTTCTTtttaaaatggaagaatgagagctctatttatagcaaaaatagggcaatggatggtcaagattgaaagaggcaatcaagggttgagtttgaaagttgggaatccatgtttgcaattggcaccaatgaaatggtgacaattgtcaacataaagttggttgagaggagatgtaagaagcattaaatgcttgagaagacctcatggttaccctaggggttaagggttaaggttaagttaagattacccattgaataaagcttttatccaaaggataaattcttgtgcaaaggattaaggataaccatggtcaaagcaataaatgcttgatgagacccttgggttacatggaggttgagtttagggaaattctttaaccatgctagagggttgagttaatcattaatggttatgaagactttggggacaaatttgtaagagtccttccaaatttgggggtattcaacaagttagcttgttaaatggataaaggctttaatgcttttagaagattttactccaaatttgagaagtgacctcctcaaatttagggaaaagggataatggatggtttgggttaattaattaggattagatggattctagaagaaattaggaagagggttaggatgcaagtgggaggtggatttttgcaagtggatgaagggataatgggttttaattgaatttaattcaatttggttgcaaataaataaattagatttattcaatttaggataactattttaattaaattttaatttaattaaaaagtggatagaggCTTTAATTGggtaaaatgaatttattctattaaatggtaaaagaggtatagtgaatttaattgagtaatttacttaattaaatagatgaatatgggtaatttaattaaattggatttaattaaatagagaaatgaacataaaatattcatttagaaatatggtcatttttatacgtctacacatttTTTTATTAAAAGCAATCATCCAAATATATATAACACTGGTTTTCactaaaaaacacatacacatagtatataaaattaattttattaattattaaaaaaattaacagaCTTATTATACAAAACTTTATTAGCCGGCTATTATTCTTGAAAAACATCCCACCGAGAAGTAATGTCTCACGCCGGTTTTCCCATGCCGGCTAATTTGCCGGTTGCTCCTCCTGTCTACTCACGCCGACAAAAGGTTCGACTCTTTCATCGCTCTAGACGATTTGGGTTTTGGTAGACAATCGATTTCGAAGGGTTGAATGCCTAATACCGAAGGTATTGTGCTTCTGGGCATCATCGATGAAATGGAGAAGCTTGCTAAGAACCGCACACTCACTTGCAGAACACAATCAACAAGCTCTGCATTCTGGAATAGCCACCAGTTACACGAAAACAAGAGCTCTGTAACAGGGTATGGATATCCATTGTCAAATCGTGAGGCCTGGTAGCTGCAAGAGTTTCTGGTTGGAGGTTTATTGCCAGATGCATATTGCATTTCAGACTACTTGATTAGGCTCACCATCCCCAGTTTCATTCTACATTATAGAGGCATGTTAATTTCCACTTCTGATATGCATCGATTACATGGAACAAATATTTTGGCTGTGTTTTTTTACATCAAATATCTGAGAATAGGATTTTATACTGGGGAAGCAGAGGTCTAGAATAAGACTTCAGGTTACTTTTCAAATTTATATGTTTGGCAAGAAGCAGGTTTTTCTTCTTTGAAGATTTTGGGTGACCCCTTCACCCTTGTTCCAGTGGCTACATTTCATAGTTGGCTCTTTTTGTGTGGGTGTAAAGATCGTATCTACAGGGTCTTTGGACATGCTTCATTTTTGCATTACCTTAATTAGTTGATAGGTTATAATCTGTAGCATCTTTCACCCAGAAAGTAGTCTCAGACCGCAAGGAATAACTTTTAAAGCAGAAGAGGCATTCCTCACCCCATGCCTGAAAACAAATTTTAACTTGCAAGCCTAAATTTCTTTTAAAACGCTGCAAAAATCTGTCTCGGCCTCAAGAGTCTAGTAGCGAACTGCACGCGCGCTTACATTCTAGATTCCAAATAGAAATCGACTGGATGGATTCCCTGTTTGATCCCCTGTTGCGTGTTTACTGCGTGTTTGACGACAAGCATAGACAAGGCAGATGAACTGTTTGAAATAATGCTGCAAAGGAATGTGTTCTCATGGAATTGACTGCACGATATGCACAAACTAGATTTGTTGAAAAGTTTTTATAAACTTTCAAGCAAacgcaattggcaggtgtaaaaccaaattccacaacctttcccAGAATCCTCCCTGCCCGTTCCAAAATCGGAGCTTTGGAAGAGGGTATGGACATCTgtcaaagcataaaggataaaaTATAATTGTTAGATGTAGTAGTTGCAACTGCCTGGTAGACATATATGCAAAACGTGGAAGAAGAGAGAAGGCACTTGGACTGTTCGACAACATGCCTCTAAGAAATGTACTCTATGGGCTGCAataattgcaggatatgcacacaATGGATCTtctgaaaaggctttagaaactttcaagcaaatgcaattgcaggtgtaaaaccaaattccacaacctttgccagcatcctccctgcctgtgccaaatgGGGAACTTTAGAACATGTTATGGATATCCCTGAAACacacatgcaaaatgtggaagaatagacaaggtacatgaattgtttgacaaaattccttaaaagagattgcaggatatgcacaaaatggatttattaaAAATATCGTTGAAACTTTCAAGCTAATTATTCTTTTTATAACTATTATGTATGTCAAGGGTGGGAGTTTGGCAGATGCTCTTAAAGTGTTTGATCACATGAAAGAACGAGACATCGCTTCGTAGAATATGATTATCACGAGGCAGCCACACTATTTCACCAAATCCAAAGTGTGGAAGCATCCATAAGGcaagtgaattgtttgacaaaatgccacaAAGAGGTCATTTCATGGACTGTAATGATTGCAAGATATGTAGAAAagtctttagaaactttcaagcgaatgcaattggcaggtgtagaGCCAGCATGCTACCAGCTTGTGCCAAAATGCGAACTTTGGAACAAGGTATTGGACATCCATGAAAGCATTGTGGAAGTGGGGTTTTTTTACATGTTAGCATTTTTAATCATTGGGAGGATAAATaaagtttttaaattaaaaaatataattaaataaattgtgaaGTCAGAGATCTTCTaaacatatatatgtttatatataaaaTAGTTGGTATGCTTGATGATGCTAATTTTATTCTTGTAAATCATATTCAGTAGTCAAACATTATAAGTTCTTGTGGTTGATAAACACTCGTTGATTTTTGGATATTCCTAAGGTTTAAGAAGATGTGGGCACTTGACTTGTGTTTAGAGAAAACGCTTTTTTCTTCATACATTATTGAATGCAAATTACTTTTGAGCCTTATGACCAGGCTGATCACTGTGAAGACCATTTTCCATCTTACTTTTCAATTCATTACCATTTTCCATCTtacttttcaattcattttaattcGTTAAGTAAGAAGATTTCAttatatctttgttttccttgcCTTTCTTCGTCAACCTACTGTCTTGCAACATTttctattacattccttccatctCTAAAGTAGAAAATTTGTTGCTCCTCTTTCTATCGGTTTGCTATTCGACATAGCTTTTATGTGGCTTGTGGGTCCCTTTGACTTGTGATAATTGCAAATGCATCAATTCTCGACAATTTAAGCTTGTTTTAAACAAATTCAAGTAAACGTTTGAAAGTTTTGATGACATTCATGTGATCAGATAGTCTATGGAACCCAAGTTGAACTGTTCAAAAACAAATGAAAGTCCCATCTAACAAACTATAACCCCTATTTCTTTGTTGACCCTTTGTCCAGGATTTAGAGTTTTAGACCCTCCTTAATATCTACATATCTATGACATACATTAAAAACTATTATTTACGGTAAAAGAAAGATATTGAAAAGATGTTTCAACATCCACCAAGAATACTAGATTCCTTGAATAAATATCAAGTATTAAGCAACATTGATATTTTTGGTCTGTGTCTACCATCATTACAGTTACAACCTCTAACAACAACCTTTGAATTGGGAAAATAAAAATTGATAGGAACATTAaagtaaaataattataaaaagtaGACTGCTTAAAATACAAAATATAGTTAGTCGATATGAATTTCAAGCAAAGGAAGATAACTAAGCTCAACATCAATAGAGAAAAAAATGTTATTCCCTCGATATTACAAATACAATTTCGAGGCATTTATATTACCAACTTATGAATCCAAAATTTTATAGTTCCATAGGATGCAGATATTAAAATTGTTTCAACTCTGCACTACCTATTGCATTGTATAGTTTTTGACATGAACAGTAATCCTCTTCAGATGACTCAGACGTGCCAAACTTTTCATCTCTTCAATCCCTGGACACATGAGAACACCCAAATTCATAAGATTTTCCATATTAAACTCCCAtgatattgatttttatttttgacAAGACCTCAATTGAAGACAATTCAATGATATTACCATTGCTAAAAACACTTCAGCTACATTTTTCATGTGCTCAAGGTGGGTGGGGAGATTCAAGGTTGGGACAATGCTCTTTACTAATTGAGATCTTATTTGGAAGGTTCATATCATCTTTGTGGTCTCAACTATGTTGTAGACTGAAAACAATTTCTCTCCACCATTGTAACTATTGTTCAAAGCTCGTCTCCACTTTAACATGAAATCACTCAATAAACAAAGCTTCTAAGGTTGGTGATTTTTTCACTCCCCTTAATTAACAAGCCAATGCATACTTCTTTTGGTATGGGATTTCTAGACATTTTAATTTTTGTAATAATTTTGTAGCTTCTTGCAATGACATTTCATGAAGCACTAGATTTCAAATGGAACTAAGCTTGAAATCCACAATTAAATTCCTTATTTTAGCTATTTTACAATGGTAAACATTCTTAATCGATTTCATATAGCAAAGTACATAATCTAACATCCTTCATGTTAAGGGACACAAATTTCTATAAAGAACAACATTTTCTTGAAATGTCCATTCAAATTCTTTAACACTGTAAATTTTGCAAATTCTATGAAGGAATGTTTATCTGTTGACAACCATTCATGACAAGATCCTTAAACAACAAATCTATTTATTGTAATCTATTTCATAAGTTAATTGCTTCCTTATATTATAAAAAAgcacataaatataaaaaaaaatgcataactTACATGATCTCAATGCGATTTTTAACTTAATCACCATACATTGATTTAGTAAAAGgcaatcttcaagtttcttccaacTTTTGCCTGCCCTCCAATACATTACCCAAAGCATATCTTCCTATaggtgtaaccattgcacctcattgAAGTACAAGTGCTAGTAtgataaaaaaataattgaaatatgCATCACAATAATTACCTAAACATGTAATACATTATAAATCACAAATAGAATAATTCTAAATATTCATTATAATAACTTGCTAAAGATACCTAGCTAGCAAATTATTACCTAAAGAGAAAGGTAACTAGAAATCAATATCCAACTACATAGTGAATAATGTTAAGGTGACTAAACAAAATTCCTTAAGCTATGAAAGTATATATCCCCTCTTTATCAACTCTTCCTACAAATATATATGTTGGGAGAAATATTCTCTACAAAGGAAATTAGTGATACATAAAGTTTACAAATTCTTACACGGCAAAAATTCAATTTCCAACTAAAGATGTTGATGCTAgatatttattttggataaaaagcTTGAACACCCTCACTCGGGCCAATATAATCAACTATCCCCATGCACATACAAAGCAGTCACAGGTGCTAGTTACAGCAAACAATTCTTCATTTTTTTTCACTCTGGATCTATTTATATTTAAATCTTTGCAAACCATACTAAATTGCATATAACATTTGTGGATTGCTGCCATTGACTAGAAGCCAAAAAATAATTGATGTTGTTGTGCGTGCTTAAATGCATAACACCCCTTAATCAGATatcctttttttaaatttttagcaATGGTTTGTATCATATCTTTCAAAATAGTCATGCATATCAAATACACCTTTGTTGTCAATATTTATTACTATAGCAGTGTGTACAATGATTTCAAAAAAAGTGGGAGATGTTTTCTTTTTCCAACGAAGAAGCAAGATTTAACTTCGTTTGGTACACTACAGTTGTGAGATTTTTCAGGTATGTAGCCCAAGTTAAAAATTGTACAAGATTGAAGAGGATGCAGACCACAAAAGTGGAGTTAATTGCAAGTGGTATGATATGGTGTGATTAACGTTTTGCACATTCAACTCTCTAATtattaatttcaaaaaaatcaaaaaataaataactaaaagttcattaataaatttcacatgtaacAATAGCCactcattttttagtttttttggaccataattggcccatttgtgcacctttattggtacccatagcacatGACCATTGGAGCGTTTTTGCATAAGTATTGGCGATTTTAAGTGCacagttattggggcatctttaagtaggtatcaggcAACACTTTGAAAAGTGTTCTTTTTGACCCTTGCGCACATAATGAATCCCacaacatgcatcgttactacctagaagccaaaacaataactATACGCAGTTAAGTTGCATGCACagataacaaaaaaaaatcatcaaaatctgatgTATTGTTTAGAATTTGTGGAtgcatgaagttagctataacgGCTACTGAAAGGGGCAATTTTAGGATTTAAGGGGTCATGTCTTTTAGGTACCATGCCCACATATTTAATGTccaaatatatacattaataaTCCTAGAAAATGTATCCTCAAGTTTATTTGCTATAAAATTTTAAGCTTTTTATAGTcttcatttattttcaattaagtTCTACTTGTGAattgtttcaattgaaaacatatgttttgatttataTGCAACTTAGGAACTTTCTTTAAGTTCAATTTCTTCAGGCTTCTTGTAAGTTCAATTTCTTCAGGCTTCTTGTAAGTCCAGCTATGGCTTGCCTCCACATTATTGTTAGACGATGTGAGCTTACTTTGCAAGAACAAACTCGCATATGTATATAGAAAGATAGAAACATTGGTTTATCTCTAGATTTTTTAGTGGATACACATTTCTCTTTGTATGGTAAACTCATGATATactctaatattatgttatagATCTAGGTGCATTGATTTGAATCTTTCCCACTTGTATATACTCATTGAGCACTCTACGTCAGTTCTCTTTGTACTATTGCTCGTGTTGCCTTTTCCTATTAATAGAGATGCCTCTATAAATGATCGTAATCATGGTGTTGCAATGATCATTTAAGATGTGTGTCTCATGAATTTGATGGATCCCCTCAATGTCAATGTCATGAACAATCCTCACCTTCTTAGTGTGATTGTAACTTCTTTAGATAATATGATAACAAGaagttttcaaatttgaattttcacatgaaacaaaaaaacaaagacATTATCACAAATTAAGAGCTCATCCCCAAAGCCTAAGAGCCCTTACATGATGAAGACAAATAACGATTCTCCTCCCATGAATATAACTCTTCTTCCTTAACATTATGACTATTGTTACTTTTCTATAATTTTCAAGATAAcatttgaaaatgcaattttattcctaaattgtgttttttattattttagtgttCATCATTAAAAGCAATAATACGCAAAAGTTGAAACGGAAAGAGATAATGTTGCACTCATCAATTTTCTCATAAAGTGAAAGATAAAAATTAATTTGAACAGTAGAATAAAGAAAAAGTGTTGCAAATGGACTCGAAAATTTTCCCCTTTCCAGCACAATTTTTTGAGGAAATCTTGTCAATTAATGTGAATTGGTAAATCCCACGACTCTTCCGTCCATCCAGTGGAGCCAAAGTCCTTGAGAAAATCAGTATCCTCAAATAACTCATCCAGAGGAAGAAAATCCTCTATAATTGGACACTCAAAGCTCTCTACCTCCTCGAGGAGTGACTCTAACAGTCCCAAATCCTGCTCCTCTAAACTTTGTTGACTGTACACACACGACTGCGATTCTGAACCAGAAAATGTGGCATTACAGTCCAGAGCCTGCCGCAATTCTTCCTTGCCGAACTTGACTGCAACAGCTTGAATCTCAGCCGGAGAGAGCAAAGAGGCCGATGGAATTTCCGGCAGAAAGCCGGGGAAATTAAACTTGGCATTTGATCCTCTGAGGCAGTAAACAGCACAGTCGTAAGCGCGAGCAGCCTGTTGAGGGGTATCGTAAGATCCCAACCAAATTCTGGCTTTGGAATTGGGTATCCTCACTTCAGAAACCCATTTCCCCCATTTTCTCATTCTCACTCCCTTGAAATGTTGCTGTGCCTTGCTTATACTGTTTTGGGTTTTCTTCCCTGGGGATGTTTTAACCATGTTGGGTAACAGAGAGCGCCCGAGATTCGAACTGGGGACAAGCTTGGGAAGTAAAGCCTTGGTAATTAAGTAAGCAACAATATAGTATAGCGCTGATATTTGAATCTCAGACGAGCTGACTTGGCTAAGGATTTTGAAATGGGTGAGAGCTTAGCGGCGGATTTATATATGGTTCATCACATTTGGGGGGACAAGAAGTTGAATGTGTTTGAAGGAGAAATGAATTTAATATTGAGAGTATAGAGCGATTGAAAAGTGTGGGTTAGCCGTGTTGCCAACTAGTAACAACTTACCATTCTGTCGGGAGATAAAAACAGAGTTTAAACGTGGGTTGCGATATATTTCCGATGCGCTGGAAATTTTTAATGCCCTCTTCGCAATAAAGAAATATGCCTTTTTAAAAAGGCGTGTTCACTGAAGTACTTCAAATTTCAAAAGACTAATAACTTTCCACACATACAGATTCTAAACATcagattttcattaaaaaaaaaattctcaacatcagatttggatcatttttttggTTGTCTTGGCATGCAACTTaacggctgaagctattctggctccaaaacagacctttcgtacagcgtgttagtcaatcacaaccatttattgcaaaatcgacggtgtaaaatgcgcaactaacacgcgtgttagtcaatccgtactgccgttttggagccagaatagacgcgtcccaacttaactgcttatagctattgttttggcttatgGAGAGAAATGATGCACGTATGCGTGCAAGAGTAAAAAAGTATACATTTCAAAGTGTTGTACA contains the following coding sequences:
- the LOC131049834 gene encoding ethylene-responsive transcription factor ERF011-like, whose product is MVKTSPGKKTQNSISKAQQHFKGVRMRKWGKWVSEVRIPNSKARIWLGSYDTPQQAARAYDCAVYCLRGSNAKFNFPGFLPEIPSASLLSPAEIQAVAVKFGKEELRQALDCNATFSGSESQSCVYSQQSLEEQDLGLLESLLEEVESFECPIIEDFLPLDELFEDTDFLKDFGSTGWTEESWDLPIHIN